A single region of the Rhizobium sp. NLR16a genome encodes:
- a CDS encoding response regulator, whose product MAFLGISGMQYSGEMFAGARIIVAEDSNVFTSMISKRLKELFDIDVEICRSFEDLQFSYDKSSDPITLAISNINLPGAENGEALEYLVDLSIPTIVFTGTFHEGMRDKLIAKDIVDYILKDNIFAVDLLAESICRFLTNHRHHVLIVDDSATARALLSSRLKRYNFRVSTAENGAKALEILKASRDIGLMITDYNMPDIDGFELTRRIRAHIGSHELRIIGVSSSSNRLLSARFLKAGGNDFMLRPFIDEEFYCRVNQNLDTLLQIQSMRKERAVA is encoded by the coding sequence ATGGCGTTTCTAGGTATTTCGGGGATGCAATATTCCGGGGAAATGTTTGCCGGTGCGCGGATTATTGTCGCGGAAGATTCCAACGTATTCACCTCCATGATCAGCAAGCGCCTGAAGGAGCTGTTCGACATCGATGTCGAGATCTGCCGCAGCTTCGAGGATCTGCAGTTTTCCTACGACAAGTCTTCCGACCCGATCACGCTGGCGATCTCGAACATCAACCTGCCCGGCGCCGAAAACGGCGAGGCGCTGGAATATCTGGTCGATCTCTCCATACCGACCATTGTGTTTACCGGCACCTTCCATGAAGGCATGCGCGACAAACTGATCGCCAAGGACATTGTCGACTATATCCTCAAAGACAATATTTTCGCCGTCGACCTTCTGGCGGAGTCGATCTGCCGGTTTCTGACCAATCATCGCCATCACGTGCTGATCGTCGACGACAGCGCGACGGCGCGCGCCCTGCTGTCGAGCCGGCTGAAGCGCTATAATTTCCGAGTGAGCACCGCCGAAAACGGCGCCAAGGCGCTGGAGATCCTGAAGGCCAGTCGCGATATCGGCCTGATGATCACCGACTACAATATGCCCGATATAGACGGCTTTGAACTGACGCGGCGCATCCGGGCTCATATCGGCTCGCACGAATTGCGCATCATCGGTGTTTCCTCGTCCTCGAACCGGCTGCTTTCGGCGCGGTTTCTGAAGGCCGGCGGCAATGATTTCATGCTGCGTCCCTTCATCGACGAGGAGTTCTACTGCCGCGTCAACCAGAATCTCGACACGCTGCTGCAGATTCAGTCCATGCGCAAGGAGCGGGCGGTTGCCTGA
- a CDS encoding arsenate reductase ArsC, whose amino-acid sequence MTTDRVYNVLFLCTANSSRSILAESILKTEGKGRFKAYSAGSQPRGEVNPLALKELAALGYPSAGFRSKSWDEFAKPEAPEMDFIFTVCDTAHGEACPVWIGHPMTAHWGVEDPAAVEGSEVEKGRAFAQAARFLKNRIMAFLSLPLSSIDKLALEQHLRQIGAMEGSTAKPAGAG is encoded by the coding sequence GTGACCACAGACCGCGTTTACAATGTGCTCTTTCTCTGCACCGCCAATTCTTCCCGCTCGATCTTGGCTGAATCCATTCTGAAGACCGAGGGCAAGGGCCGATTCAAGGCCTATTCCGCCGGCAGCCAGCCGAGGGGCGAGGTCAATCCTCTGGCGCTGAAGGAGCTTGCGGCACTCGGTTATCCCTCGGCCGGCTTTCGCTCGAAGAGCTGGGACGAATTTGCCAAACCTGAAGCACCGGAGATGGATTTCATCTTCACCGTCTGCGACACCGCCCACGGTGAAGCCTGCCCTGTCTGGATCGGCCATCCGATGACCGCTCACTGGGGCGTCGAGGATCCGGCCGCCGTCGAGGGCAGCGAGGTCGAGAAGGGCCGTGCCTTCGCGCAGGCCGCCCGCTTCCTCAAGAACCGGATCATGGCCTTCCTCAGCCTGCCCTTGTCGTCGATCGACAAGCTGGCGCTGGAGCAGCATCTGCGCCAGATCGGCGCGATGGAGGGCTCGACCGCTAAACCGGCGGGCGCCGGCTGA
- a CDS encoding MIP/aquaporin family protein, whose translation MASFDLPRRLVAEALGTAMLVATVVGSAIMAASLTADTGLALLGNTLATGAMLVVLITVLGPISGAHFNPAVSLVFAMSRTLAKRDLSGYVAAQIVGGIVGTVIAHLMFALPIVELSSKVRTGDAQWFSEGVATFGLVAIILAGIRFEQKAVPWLVGLYITAAYWFTASTSFANPAVALARSLTDTFSGIRPIDLPGFWIAEISGAVAALLLFTWLLQPGASSTLSSEAKL comes from the coding sequence ATGGCGTCGTTCGATCTACCGCGCCGGCTGGTCGCAGAGGCCCTCGGCACCGCCATGCTGGTCGCAACCGTCGTTGGATCCGCCATCATGGCGGCATCGCTGACCGCGGATACGGGACTTGCCCTGCTCGGCAACACGCTGGCGACCGGCGCCATGCTGGTGGTGCTGATCACCGTTCTCGGACCCATCTCCGGCGCCCATTTCAATCCGGCCGTCTCGCTCGTCTTTGCCATGTCGCGCACGCTGGCGAAACGCGATCTCTCTGGATATGTCGCCGCGCAGATCGTCGGCGGCATTGTCGGAACCGTCATCGCTCATCTAATGTTCGCCCTGCCGATCGTCGAGTTGTCGAGCAAGGTGCGCACCGGCGACGCGCAATGGTTTTCCGAAGGTGTCGCGACCTTCGGTCTGGTCGCCATCATCCTTGCCGGCATCAGGTTCGAGCAGAAGGCGGTGCCGTGGCTGGTCGGCCTCTACATCACCGCCGCCTATTGGTTCACCGCCTCGACCTCCTTCGCCAATCCGGCGGTCGCCTTGGCCCGCTCGCTGACAGACACTTTCTCCGGCATCCGCCCAATCGATCTTCCCGGATTCTGGATCGCCGAAATATCCGGTGCTGTCGCAGCCCTTCTCCTGTTCACCTGGCTGTTACAGCCTGGCGCTTCGTCAACGCTATCGTCAGAGGCAAAACTATGA
- the arsC gene encoding arsenate reductase (glutaredoxin) (This arsenate reductase requires both glutathione and glutaredoxin to convert arsenate to arsenite, after which the efflux transporter formed by ArsA and ArsB can extrude the arsenite from the cell, providing resistance.) has protein sequence MNVTIYHNPACGTSRNTLAIIRNAGIEPDIIDYVRNPPSREELARMIADAGLTVRQALRDKDTLYAELGLDNPDLTDDQLLDAMLAEPILINRPFVITPLGTRLSRPSEVVLEILPETHKGAFTKEDGEKVLDAEGKRII, from the coding sequence ATGAATGTCACCATCTACCACAATCCCGCGTGCGGCACGTCGCGCAATACGCTGGCGATCATCCGCAACGCCGGTATCGAACCTGATATTATCGACTATGTGAGGAACCCGCCATCGCGTGAGGAACTGGCAAGAATGATCGCCGATGCCGGCCTCACCGTGCGCCAGGCCCTTCGCGACAAAGATACGCTCTATGCCGAACTCGGCCTCGACAATCCTGATCTGACCGACGATCAGCTTCTCGACGCCATGCTGGCGGAGCCGATCCTGATCAACCGGCCCTTCGTCATCACACCGCTTGGCACACGCCTGTCGCGGCCTTCCGAGGTGGTCCTGGAAATCCTGCCGGAGACGCACAAGGGTGCCTTCACCAAGGAAGACGGCGAGAAGGTCCTGGATGCGGAGGGCAAGCGCATTATCTGA
- a CDS encoding metalloregulator ArsR/SmtB family transcription factor: MDQRQALAAFGALSQETRLHIIRMLVVSGPDGMAAGAIAVKAEVSPSNISFHLKELERAGLIGQQRESRSIIYTANYEALGGLIRFLMEDCCSANAEICAPAATVAACCAPANKEELQ; encoded by the coding sequence ATGGATCAGCGTCAAGCCCTCGCCGCATTTGGCGCGCTTTCACAGGAAACGCGCCTCCACATCATTCGCATGCTTGTCGTATCGGGTCCTGATGGAATGGCGGCAGGCGCCATCGCCGTAAAGGCGGAGGTTTCCCCGTCCAACATCTCCTTCCATTTGAAGGAGCTGGAACGAGCCGGCCTTATTGGCCAACAGCGCGAATCCCGCTCGATCATCTACACGGCCAATTACGAAGCGCTCGGCGGCCTGATCCGCTTCCTAATGGAGGATTGCTGCAGCGCAAATGCAGAGATCTGCGCCCCCGCTGCCACTGTCGCCGCATGCTGCGCACCTGCAAACAAGGAGGAACTGCAGTGA